The Armatimonadota bacterium genome has a segment encoding these proteins:
- a CDS encoding NEW3 domain-containing protein has translation MEEVNRVRGLRRLLWALGLALLLGAQGLAAPAFRGLALYTPYPDQIVRAGESVTLTLTVRNFGLPPQVVRLEATEVAPGWRATFLAGGRVVSAVYVLPDQEATVSLRLDPPRTARSGTFRFGVAAVGQDGRAHLPLRLTLGQALPPRISLTAELPTLRGPATSSFRFRVTLRNDSDQELLVRLDAEAPRRFQVSFTPTIGTQQVTSLPVKAGESRDLDVEVNVPQDMSAGRYSLVVRASAAGTSASLPLALEITGRPELSITAPDGRLSGRAYAGQETPLKILVKNDGSAPARNVTLSSSPPSGWDVKFEPERIEEIAPKQQVEVTARVRPSPRAIAGDYMVTFTASAGDVSKSEDFRITVLTRTLWGVVGVILIAAALLVVGQAVSRYGRR, from the coding sequence ATGGAGGAGGTGAACCGCGTGCGCGGATTGCGTCGGTTGCTGTGGGCCCTCGGCCTCGCGCTCCTTCTGGGCGCGCAGGGGCTTGCCGCCCCTGCGTTTCGGGGACTGGCCCTCTACACCCCCTATCCGGACCAGATCGTGAGGGCCGGAGAGTCCGTCACCCTCACCCTGACGGTCCGGAACTTCGGACTGCCGCCCCAGGTGGTGCGTCTGGAGGCGACCGAGGTCGCTCCCGGGTGGCGTGCCACGTTCCTCGCGGGCGGCCGGGTCGTCAGCGCGGTGTACGTGCTCCCGGACCAGGAGGCCACGGTGAGCCTCCGGCTGGATCCCCCCCGAACCGCCCGCTCCGGGACCTTCCGGTTCGGGGTGGCCGCGGTGGGCCAGGACGGGCGGGCGCACCTCCCCCTCCGCCTGACCCTGGGGCAGGCCCTGCCCCCCCGGATCAGCCTGACCGCGGAGCTTCCCACCCTTCGGGGGCCTGCCACCAGCAGCTTTCGGTTCCGGGTGACCCTCCGGAACGACAGCGACCAGGAGCTGCTGGTCCGCCTGGACGCAGAAGCCCCCCGGCGGTTCCAGGTCTCTTTCACTCCCACCATCGGGACCCAGCAGGTCACAAGCCTCCCCGTGAAGGCCGGTGAGTCCCGGGACCTGGACGTGGAGGTGAACGTCCCGCAGGACATGTCCGCGGGGCGCTACTCCCTCGTGGTCCGCGCCAGTGCCGCGGGGACGAGTGCTTCCCTGCCACTCGCGCTGGAGATCACCGGGCGTCCGGAGCTCTCCATCACCGCGCCGGATGGCCGCCTCTCGGGGCGGGCGTACGCGGGACAGGAGACGCCCCTCAAGATCCTCGTGAAGAACGACGGGAGCGCTCCCGCCCGCAACGTCACCCTCAGCAGCTCCCCGCCCTCCGGGTGGGACGTGAAGTTCGAACCGGAGCGCATCGAGGAGATCGCACCCAAGCAGCAGGTGGAGGTCACCGCGCGGGTCCGGCCCTCGCCCCGGGCCATCGCGGGCGATTACATGGTGACCTTCACCGCCAGCGCGGGAGACGTGTCGAAGTCCGAGGATTTCCGGATCACGGTCCTCACCCGCACCCTGTGGGGGGTGGTGGGCGTGATCCTCATCGCGGCCGCGCTGCTGGTGGTGGGACAGGCGGTGAGCCGGTACGGGCGGAGATGA